ataaattttttaactttatttttaagttattgaaatttaaatcgCTATAAATACTAAGCttaatattactcatacgcagtgttgccATAAGAAAGTTTTTGAGTTATTGTAGCGATAAGTTTTTTGCCATTGCTTGAgagaaatataattttttatgatataattaattacgaaaaataaaaatttaaatacaccTTATTCTTTACAATGATGAAACAATAATGAAATGAAgaatgaaatttttgaaattaaaaaaataggaattTAAACGGTTTAGTTTTATGGTAAAAAagatatttccatatttataaACCTCCCAGGTTATATAAAATAAGGTAGAATATCTCATTCAAATAAGCGTTGATAACAGTCAGGTGAGAACAGCTGAGCCGAGTTGCCACCTATCGAAAAATCGCACCAACAGATGCTGCAACACCGTTGTTGTTGCCGTGGCTGTGACGTAACTGCCGGCCACAATATGAAATCGAATTTATTCAAGTCACGGATGTCAATTGATTATAATTGCCTCGCCGTGTTTGGAACtgaaatttttattagaaCTTAAGTGTTTAGTTTGCGACAAATCGATAACGGGCACATTTAAAGGTTGTTGCGATCATTCTCCCACAAAAAATACACGTGGTAGGGTGTCCGAAGACCCGCCAATCCGAAACACCTGTGTGCTTTGAAAGCGATTAGAGTGCTTTTTGTTTATATACGACATTCATAAGGTGGACGTATAGCCGGCCGGTTTGTCTGCAATTGCCGCATAATAAATTCGCAATTATCTAACAATCGTTAAGGCAGCGATTTCTGTGTAAATATAACGAGGGCACTTCAAAGTGATACGTATTTTTGGATCCAGAGATAAGATTGAGCCAGAGACGACCATGGCCTGATACACCAGATAGTTCCTGAATCCAGGTGACCAGTGATTTGTTGAGTTTCTCTAGCCCAGATGCATAACTCCAGCTGACGGCATCTGACCGTTATACAATTTCGTTCATCCCGCCGCCATGAGGGAGTGGTTGAAGATCTCCTGCTTGCTGTGCGTCTTCGGATGCGTCAGAGAAATCCGGCCATCGGAGCCCTATGTCACGGAGTACCTTCTTGGACCATGGCGGAATATTACAGAGAACCAGGTTACTTAAAGTTTTACATCTGGCCttgaatttctttttaaattaatttgttttttcagCTCACCCACGATGTCTATCCTGTGGGAACATATTCGTACCTGGTGCAgctggtttttgttttcttaataACAGATTTTTTAAGGTAATTTAATCAGTAACAGTTAAAGAGAAGATCTTTTAAGAGAATATTTCTGAAAAGCACAATTTAataacatattttatttactagATACAAGCCGCTGATCATCACCATTGGAGCCACCGGTGTGATTATATGGAGTATGCTCATCTGGACCACTAGTCTGATCTCCCTGCAGATTCTGGAGTTCTTCTATGGCACCTACATGGCTGCTGAGGTGGCATACTATACGTACATCTACgccaaagtagacaaaaagtACTATCCCAAGGTTACCTCCCACACGCGGGCTGCCATGTTTGCAGGGAAATTGATTTCTGGAATCACCTCCCAGCTCATGCTCTACTGGGACCTGATGGACTACAAGCAGCTCAACTACATTACTCTGGCAAGTTAGTTAGCCCAAACAATAATTATTTGATTCTTGAAATTAATAAGATTTCATTTTTCTACAGCCCAAATCATAGCTATGCTGTGGGCTTTCAGTCTACCAAGAGTGGATAAGAGCCTTTACTTCCATCGCGAGCAGGTGCCCGTGACAGAGCAGCAGACTCAGCTGCCCGGAGAGAGCAACCTGGAAGTGTCTGATCAGCCCCGGGAAAGTGCCACCAAGCAGCCCAGTGCATTGGCACTTCTGTGGCAGCATTTTCGCAGCGCCTATACCAATGGACGCGTGATTCAGTGGAGCTTGTGGTATGCCATCGGATTGGCCGGCTACTTACAAGTTACCTACTACGTTCAGGTTCTGTGGAAAACCATTGAACCCGAGCCTGAGATGGCCTGGAACGGAGCGGTAGATGCTGTTCTAACTGCCCTGGCCGCATTGTGTGCCTTGGCAGCTGGTTACCTTCATACAGGACGTCTCAATCCACGCACTTCTCTACTAATTCTGGCCTTTTTGTCCGCCGTGGAGGGTGGCTGCGTGTTACTCTGCTGCTGGACAGAAAACATATACTGGTCTTATGTCGGGTTCATTTTATTTGGTGCTCTCTATGGCTTCACCATTACTGTAGCAAGGTATATTTAACAGTCTAATCAAATTATACCTATCTTAATGTTCCTTTTATCTTATTTCAGTGCCGAAGTGGCTCGAAACCTTCAGGAGGAAAGCTTCGGATTGATCTTCGGCTTCAATACTCTGGTGGCCCTCACTTTCCAATCTCTCTTGACAATGATCTTTGTTACGGAAACCGGCTTTGAACTTTCGCCGGTGGGACAATACACGGCATATGCCTTTTACTTCATTGCTGTGGGAGTGCTGTACCTGATATCGGTTTTGGTGGAGTACATCTGGTTCCCCGGCACAACCAGCGAAAAGCTGGAGAACTCGTTGGAATAATTGCAGATGCATTTAACCTGTACTTAACTATGCCTTTTGGCTGGATCAAGTTCTAATGGACTCAATGAAATGGTGTTCCTATCGCTGAAATTATAAGATAGTATTCCCGAAAATATTGATTAGTTTCCCGGAAAAGTTTTAACGATTTTATTAATCTGAAATCTGTTGACGAGTTTTAAGTAATCTTGTAGATATGTTCCATTTATAGAGCGCACAATCAGTACGAAATGTAGCTGAATAAAGATACCCAGCTTGTATAGACCAAAATCTTCTTCATTATCTGATAATTTATATAGCTAAAACGTGTATGTCTCTTTATGCCCTTAACTCTACAGATTTAAGATAAGGCTTTATGTAAAGATACTAATATTTTAGGCTGGTACATTGAATAAGGGCAGAATCTAATTGTCTTGTACGGAATGAAGTCTTGGCTAAAAATATCTTGCGTGCTCTGCGTATTCGGTTTCCTGCGGGAAATGCGACCGTCAGAGCCATACCACGCTGAAATCCTGGTGAGCGAATGGTATCAATTCACCGCCGACGAAGTGAACCGTTTTGTCTACCCAGTCGGCTGCTACTCCCAGTTGGCGCTACTAATCGTTGTATTTCTCATAACGGATTTTCTAAGGTGAGGATGTTTACCCTTGGCCACCTATTAAGTACTTCCTTAAAGAAGTTTCTGTTATATGAAGTTCTTCATACATAAGATAAAAGCAATAAAGTTCTTCATACATAAGATGTTCCAACCGATTGGGCTTACGTGTCTCCAAAAATCGTTAATTAATTACTAGTTATCAGGAAAATAATGGAACAAGTTAACATCGCTTCTGCTCCACAGATATAAGCCATTAATTATTGCCAACGCTGCCGCTGGAGTCGTTATCTGGACCGCATGGATCTTTACCACCACCCTTCCTGTCTTACAGGGCACGGAAGTGCTCTATGGCTTTTATTCAGCTACTGAGGTGGCCTACTATTCGTTTATCTACGCCAAGGTGGAGAAGCAATACTATCCGAAGGTAACTTCACATACCAGAGCGGCCACTTTCGTGGGAAAACTAGTTGCCGGGTTTCTATCGCAACTTGTTATAGGAATGAAATGGATGAACCTCCAGGAACTCTTTTATATCACCCTAAGTCGTATGTATTTCTATAAGTACTCCACGACTCCACAAAGTGATAATGACCTATTGTACCCTTTACAGCTCAAGTTCTAGCATTTATATGGGCTTTCTTCCTGCCCAGAGTGGAAAAAAGCTTGTACTTCCACAACAAGATCGAGGCTATCCAAGGAAATATCAAGTCAGATGCAAATGGCTTGGAAAATGCTTCTGAGCCTAGAAAAGAACTGAATTCAGAAAGTAAAAATATAcctttttcaaagaaaatcaACCAGGCCTTGGAACTAATTTGGCTTCATTTTCGAAGTGCCTACACAAATCCGTTGGTGGTACAATGGAGTCTCTGGTATGCTGTTAACTATGCTGGCTATCAGCAGATCACCACCTATATGCAAGTGGCATGGAACTCTTTTGATGACAAGCCAGTTGTAAGTACATTCATCAATTTTGTATTGAAAGAAAGAAATAATTACTTCTTATATTAAAACAGACCATTTGGAACGGAGCTGTAGACGCCGCATTAACTTTCTTAAGTGCTGTTTTTGCAATTCTGGCCGGATATCTTCATGCTGGACGTTTTAAGCCCAAGACCAGTTTAATTGGAATGGCGTTGTTGTCGATTTTGGAGGGCTGTTGTGTACTCCTAACATGCTGGCCAAAGAACATATATTGGTCCTACATTGGTTTTGTGCTTTACGGCGCCATATTTGCTTTTGCTATTACTATGGCTAGGTAGGtcattcctttttttgtttaataattaaattaatttaaaattgcaGCTCCGAGTTGGCAAGCAGTTTGGAAGAGGACAGTTTTGCATTGATCTTTGGCTTCAACACCTTTGTGGCCCTCCTCCTGCAGTGCATCTTGACTCTTGTGGTTATATCGGAAACCATAGGCTTGAATCTCAGTGTTTCTCAACAGTACTCCGTGTATGCATTCTATTATATAGTTCTAGGATTTGTATATCTCGTAGCGATTTCGTTACGAGGTGCCTTAACATGCTTGAAGGGTAAAAAACAATCGAAATCAGAAGCATAATTCTCCGTAGAAAGTATAGATTTTAATGAATATTAAGGTTGTTACACAGAGTGGAATATATACATTGTTCAAtctaaataataatgaatCTTTTCAAACTTGAATGAGTTTATTTCACAAGGGCTAACTCGTCCAATCAAATGGCTTGTAATAAATACGATTGTTTTTATGGGTGGAGTCCCGCCATGGTTAAATATAGTTAGTCAATCAGCGACTGTATTTTAATAATCAGTTGAGATACGATACGTTTATAGATTTGAAATAGCAGAGCTTTTTTCGCTGCAAGATCCACTTAAGTGGCGCGTTAATAGTCTAATTAGTTGATAATTCGAATGGCCAGCATGGAGTGGGAACCTCGCCGACACCATAGAGCAGCTCAATCAAGATCGTGAACATGCTCGGCACAGGTAAGCGGAAACTTCCCCGGATCACACACCATTCCCTTTGTTCCGTTCCCCGACGTAAATTTCGAAAAGTGCCGAGCTGATTACAAGCGTCGAAGCTAAATCTCTATTCACTGGTCTAACCCCTTGGAAGAATGtgcaattattttaatagttGGCCGAAGCTCTCCCCGTTCAAGCCCTGGCGGGTACCGTATAGTAAGTACGCGATTAGAATTTAACTGACAACCGTGGCGGCATGGAGTCTTGGCTGAAGATCTCGTGTGTCCTCTGCATATTCGGATTCCTGCGGGAGCTCCGACCCTCGGAGCCTTACCATGCTGAGATCCTTATGGGGGAGTGGTATCACGTTACTCAGGACGAAGTCAATCGTTTGGTTTACCCTGTGGGAACATACTCCTACCTGGCACTTCTCATCTTTGTCTTTCTGCTAACAGACTTGCTCAGGTGAGTTAAAAAAGAAATGTCATTTTTAGCTTATCAACAAattaaaaagcttttttttattctacAACTCTTTAATAACGTTATTGCATTTTATTAACCGACAGATATAAGCCCGTAATCATAGCCAATGCTATCACAGGTATATTTATCTGGAGCACTCTGCTCTGGACTTCCACTCTGGGTGGATTGCAGTCGGTGGAGGTGCTCTATGGCTTCTATCAAGCGGCCGAGGTGGCCTACTATGCGTATATCTACGCGAAAGTGGACAAGCAGTACTATCCCCGGGTAACCTCACACACCCGAGCTGCCATGTTTGTGGGAAAGCTTGTGGCCGGACTGCTAGCGCAGCTACTCATTGGAATGGAGTGGATGAACTTCCGACAGCTCTACTACATTACCGTGAGCTGTgcgtaattaaaaaaaattctttattaatatatttttcttaagacttactaaaattatattttctcaGCACAAGTTGTGGCTTTGCTTTGGGCATTGTGGTTGCccaaggtggagaagagcttgTACTTCCACAACAAAACAGAAGCCATTGAGGGAGTGTCCAAGACAGAAGTGGGGAGCCTAGAGAAGGGCTCTAATCTGACAAGCGAACCTGAACCTATCACCCCAAAAGGGAGTACCCAGGCCTTGCAGCTCCTCTGGGCGCATTTCCGCGCTGCCTACACCAACTCCCTGGTGATACAATGGAGCTTATGGTATGCCATAAGCTTGGCGGGATTTTTGCAAATCTCTACGTACATGCAAGTACTTTGGAAATCTTTTGAAAATGAGCCAACGGTAAACTTAATAATtgtcatttaaataaatttaaatgtcTGACTCTTTAACAGATTGTTTGGAATGGAGCCGTGGATGCTGCGCTAACTCTTCTAAGTGCTGTCTTTGCACTTCTCGCAGGATACTTCCATGCAGGACGTCTGAGTACCAAGCTTAGTCTATTGTCCATGGCGTTTCTGTCCATCCTTCAAGGCGGATGTGTGTTGCTATCTTGCTGGACCAATAACATATACCTATCCTATCTGGGATATACCCTTTATGGAGGGCTATTTGCCTTTACCATAACTGTAGCCAGGTAGAGccctctattttattatagttttattcaataataattattcttCATGTAATTTCAGCTCGGAGTTGGCTAGCAGCTTGCTCGAGGACAGCTTTGCCTTGGTCTTTGGCTTCAACACCTTTTTGGGCCTACTCCTGCAATGCATCCTGACCTTTGTGGTTGTCTCGGAGAATGCCAACCTCAATCTTAATGTGTTCGAACAGTTTACCGTCTATGCCTTCTATTTTGTAGTTATAGGCttagtttattttctttttgtttcacTCCAATATTTGTGGTCATTCTGCAAAAGGCCAAAGCCTATTCaagtaaattaatattataacATTAAGACTTTATGTTATAAAATTCctagaatattataataaagtCTAAAAATATATGGTTTTTCCAATCTATGGTTCTAAATAAAACCTGATTGTTTTTCTAAGAATTAGAGAGTTTAGAATTCCGTTTAACAGCGAAAGCTCATTAGACTCGGGGTCAGGGATTAACAACAGAGATAAGCTCTAATCGATTACATTTTTAAGTGTGGAATTCATGGTCCCATTCAACAGTTTTCCAttagtacatacatacatacataagtttCCCCTTTTTGCATTGTAGTTTTACTACAAAATCTGTAGATTGACTAAATTACCTTTCATGAATATATTCCCGCcacaaattgaaatgaaaacacACTGGTTtatgtttataaattataagtcTTACAAATTGTAATTGTGGATTCAGTTTGCTTACAATATCGAAGCAGCTactaacacacaaaaaataccGAATATTTTTTGACGCATTTTCTCCTAAACGCCCTTACAATTCGTCGTGGTCGCTTTGATCTTTGTCTTGTTTAGATTCATCCTTCtcctcatcatcgtcatcctcatcctcatcgtCCTTATCGGCGTTCTTTTTcgcctcctcctcatccttcTTCCGCTGGACCTCATCCTGAGCCTCCTTCATCTTCTTTTCGCCAGCCTGGGTGTCCTTGACATCAGACACCACCTTGGCAGCCAGCTCAATGTCGTCCGTGATCAGGACATTGTCGAAGATGGTGCCGGACTTAACCTGCCACAGATCGAAGCCCAGAGTGCAGATCTCCTTGCGCAGGTACAGTTTGTCGTCAGCCACATACTCGGGATTAGCGATCTCGGGATGCTCCCAGGCGCCCTTGTAGTTGGGGTTGTCCAGCTGCTTAGGCTGCCATTCGCCCTTGTATTCGGGGTTGTCGATCATTGGGGGCTCCCACTCGCCGTCCATCTCATCGTCCCAGTCCTCAGGCTTGGTGGCATCGGGGTCGGGGATGTGCTCTGGCTTGTCCCAGTCTTCGGGCTTCTTATCATCGGGGTCGGGAATGGTGGCCTATTTTTGATAATTAGATTAGAtatacaaacaaataaggTAAGTAATTTGTATTTGATAAACCGGCTTTTTGGTAAATAAACAAAGCGGTAAGCCACCGTAGGAAATTTTCGGGTTTTTCACTTTGCATTGCATTTAAAACGTGTATCTCACCTTGTCATCCCAGTCCTCGGGCTTCTTGGCGTTGGGGTCCTTGATCTTCTTGGGGGCCAGGAAGTCCCAGTCGTCCTCCAAGTTGCCAGACTCAACCTTCTCGTTGTCAATGAGCACCTCGTAGGTGTTATCCGGACGGACAATGAGCGTGTAGAAGTGGGTGTACACGTCATCTTTGCAGCGAATATCTTTGCTGATTAAGTGGTTTTTGCCCTTGTAGCTGAAAATGACGTGGACCTTCTTGGTGCCGGGGCCGCAGATATCGGGACCGAACATGATCTCGTAGGGCGACTCGCCGTGCATGTCAGTCTGGTCCAGAGAGCAGTCGAACAGTTTAACATAGCCGCCACCGCAGTCGATGTTCTGTTCATGCTTCACGGAGAACTGTACCACGAGGGGCTTATCCTCGTTGGAGAATCCGTCGAATTTCCTGCTCACAGCATAGAAGCGGGCGTCCTGAGAAGTCTGGATACCTGCGTTGCCCgaacgaaagaaaaaaaaatgtatacattACTATGGCTACTCAAAGTGTACACGTAGTGGTTTCTTTCTACATTTCCATGTAGATAACCACTTTTTACATAGTGAGAGTATGGAAATGTAGAaaatagccaaaaaaaaaataaaaaaaaaggaaaaaaaaaaccaaaaaccgaatTTATAGAATGACGCATACCTTTGTCAGCCTCAGCATCGTTGTAGAAGGTGCCTGGAGTCAGGACGAACTTGCCAAACTCCTTGCCAGGATGTTTGCTGTATACCCAGTTATCCTCCCAGTTTTCTGTGTAGAAAAAAACGCAAGGAAATCACATGGCGTCCGGGAACCTGAATTAGCCGCAGTTTATTTACCATTATCGAAGTTTTCCTTGAGGTAGACATCGGCACTTATTAAACCGACTGTTGCCAGTAGTAGAATTCCCGTTTTGCACCACATCATGTGAACGCTCCCACTTTATTTTCCGGAATGAAACTACTTGCTTCCCACTTCGGTTAAAGTTAAACGGGTAAATGCCGGCAAGAAAGgtgctatttatttattgcactTGAAACGCCTGTGTTAAAGTGGGATGACAAATCTTACAATTTGCCTCGCTGGAACGTTTTCATTGGCCACATGTGGACCAATCAGTTTTGTCTACGTAGGTTTTTGACTCCGATCAGGGTTGATTTTACCAAAAAATCGTTACAGCCCTGGAATTATCGAACGTTTTTTCAGGGAGCGGTGTTGTTTTTTCTGTATGATTAGTGTTGCAAAGCATGAAACGAAATAGTGTTTCACAGCTGGAGTAAACTGGAACTGGAAATGCCGCCAAAGTTTGAATGAATATCATTccacaacaaaaacataaagAAAGCTTTGTGAAGCAGATTCTTGAATTAAACTCCACAAATTTATATTCCCATACAGCTTGTAATGAAAAATctctttattaatttataaaaaaaataattcacacttattttaaaaattgtaacgGAAAAAGATGTACGTCAAATTAGCGTCGCTCAGTTAGCGTCGaagtggaacggtggaattggaacacagcaacgaatattttgtttttcaattatttccgtatttagccactaaatttaatcaaataaacaatagaattgttaagaattgaataaactattgttttttcttactttgagcGGGTTCTTCACTCTTTAAGtagcttaaaaatggggttgaaAAATTGCCCCTACACTGTATTGAGCATTATCTCAGAaataagaggatgcgccaataagCGCGATACACCAGCTTATAGCCCGTTCTTTTGAGAATatgccctgaaaatttcattaaaatcgttCCCTACGTTTTGCAGCAAATCGACTAAAAGTGGACCAACCCGGCTAACAGCCCATACAAAAATgaccccaaaaaattgtttttaaaattgtgaagctccaagaggatgcgccaatatgcacggtagtggagtcgatgtaggaccttttcaagtatatatggaccaaaaatcatacaaatcgttcccacagattttgagaaaatcgaATTACAGTTTCCCATATAATTTGAACTAATAAGAGGAGCGCCAACCAGTGAACCGGAACCAGTCCgcaaaaagttcattgaactagtttaaaaatactatatggcTCTGTTagacttattaagtccttcacagaggatgcgccattatgcacggtataccgttgaaaagcttattttatacAGAACATTAAAagacaacttttatttaaatcgctcccacagatttaaagaaatcaagtcccgaaaatttcagaccctgattcaccaacactggccattaacagcatcacatatttctgcgctgcctaacacggcgctagccgttatggaatttgaatgcccccctagctttttttaaagaggatgcgccattatgcacggtataccacgagaaagctaatttttagcccgttcgaatggtaccagtgccattaaaatccttcccacagatttttagaaatcaagtcccgaaattttcgggacctggtttgccaatactggccattatcatttttccgtgtttgcacgctgcacaacacggcagccgccattatctatgtttgcctttttttaaagaggatgcgccattatgcacggtataccacgagaaagctaatttttagcccgttcgaatggtaccagtgccattaaaatccttcccacagatttttagaaatcaagtcccgaaattttcgggacctggtttgccaatactggccattatcatttttccgtgtttgcacgctgcacaacacggcagccgccattatctatgtttgcctttttttaaagaggatgcgccattatgcacggtataccacgagaaagctaatttttagcccgttcgaatggtaccagtgccattaaaatccttcccacagatttttagaaatcaagtcccgaaattttcgggacctggtttgccaatactggccattatcattttcccgggttttgacgctgcacaacacggcagccgccattatctatgtttgcctttttttaaagaggatgcgccattatgcacggtataccacgagaaagctaatttttagcccgttcgaatggtaccagtgccattaaaatccttcccacagatttttagaaatcaagtcccgaaattttcgggacctggtttgccaatactggccattatcatttttccgtgtttgcacgctgcacaacacggcagccgccattatctatgtttgcctttttttaaagaggatgcgccattatgcacggtataccacgagaaagctaatttttagcccgttcgaatggtaccagtgccattaaaatccttcccacagatttttagaaatcaagtcccgaaattttcgggacctggtttgccaatactggccattatcatttttccgtgtttgcacgctgcacaacacggcagccgccattatctatgtttgcctttttttaaagaggatgcgccattatgcacggtataccacgagaaagctaatttttagcccgttcgaatggtaccagtgccattaaaatccttcccacagatttttagaaatcaagtcccgaaattttcgggacctggtttgccaatactggccattatcatttttccgtgtttgcacgctgcacaacacggcagccgccattatctatgtttgcctttttttaaagaggatgcgccattatgcacggtataccacgagaaagctaatttttagcccgttcgaatggtaccagtgccattaaaatccttcccacagatttttagaaatcaagtcccgaaattttcgggacctggtttgccaatactggccattatcattttcccgggttttgacgctgcacaacacggcagccgccattatctatgtttgcctttttttaaagaggatgcgccattatgcacggtataccacgagaaagctaatttttagcccgttcgaatggtaccagtgccattaaaatccttcccacagatttttagaaatcaagtcccgaaattttcgggacctggtttgccaatactggccattatcatttttccgtgtttgcacgctgcacaacacggcagccgccattatctatgtttgcctttttttaaagaggatgcgccattatgcacggtataccacgagaaagctaatttttagcccgttcgaatggtaccagtgccattaaaatccttcccacagatttttagaaatcaagtcccgaaattttcgggacctggtttgccaatactggccattatcatttttccgtgtttgcacgctgcacaacacggcagccgccattatctatgtttgcctttttttaaagaggatgcgccattatgcacggtat
The Drosophila bipectinata strain 14024-0381.07 chromosome 3R, DbipHiC1v2, whole genome shotgun sequence DNA segment above includes these coding regions:
- the LOC108122083 gene encoding thiamine transporter 1, translating into MREWLKISCLLCVFGCVREIRPSEPYVTEYLLGPWRNITENQLTHDVYPVGTYSYLVQLVFVFLITDFLRYKPLIITIGATGVIIWSMLIWTTSLISLQILEFFYGTYMAAEVAYYTYIYAKVDKKYYPKVTSHTRAAMFAGKLISGITSQLMLYWDLMDYKQLNYITLATQIIAMLWAFSLPRVDKSLYFHREQVPVTEQQTQLPGESNLEVSDQPRESATKQPSALALLWQHFRSAYTNGRVIQWSLWYAIGLAGYLQVTYYVQVLWKTIEPEPEMAWNGAVDAVLTALAALCALAAGYLHTGRLNPRTSLLILAFLSAVEGGCVLLCCWTENIYWSYVGFILFGALYGFTITVASAEVARNLQEESFGLIFGFNTLVALTFQSLLTMIFVTETGFELSPVGQYTAYAFYFIAVGVLYLISVLVEYIWFPGTTSEKLENSLE
- the LOC108122081 gene encoding thiamine transporter 1-like — protein: MKSWLKISCVLCVFGFLREMRPSEPYHAEILVSEWYQFTADEVNRFVYPVGCYSQLALLIVVFLITDFLRYKPLIIANAAAGVVIWTAWIFTTTLPVLQGTEVLYGFYSATEVAYYSFIYAKVEKQYYPKVTSHTRAATFVGKLVAGFLSQLVIGMKWMNLQELFYITLSPQVLAFIWAFFLPRVEKSLYFHNKIEAIQGNIKSDANGLENASEPRKELNSESKNIPFSKKINQALELIWLHFRSAYTNPLVVQWSLWYAVNYAGYQQITTYMQVAWNSFDDKPVTIWNGAVDAALTFLSAVFAILAGYLHAGRFKPKTSLIGMALLSILEGCCVLLTCWPKNIYWSYIGFVLYGAIFAFAITMASSELASSLEEDSFALIFGFNTFVALLLQCILTLVVISETIGLNLSVSQQYSVYAFYYIVLGFVYLVAISLRGALTCLKGKKQSKSEA
- the LOC108122082 gene encoding thiamine transporter 2-like; amino-acid sequence: MESWLKISCVLCIFGFLRELRPSEPYHAEILMGEWYHVTQDEVNRLVYPVGTYSYLALLIFVFLLTDLLRYKPVIIANAITGIFIWSTLLWTSTLGGLQSVEVLYGFYQAAEVAYYAYIYAKVDKQYYPRVTSHTRAAMFVGKLVAGLLAQLLIGMEWMNFRQLYYITVSSQVVALLWALWLPKVEKSLYFHNKTEAIEGVSKTEVGSLEKGSNLTSEPEPITPKGSTQALQLLWAHFRAAYTNSLVIQWSLWYAISLAGFLQISTYMQVLWKSFENEPTIVWNGAVDAALTLLSAVFALLAGYFHAGRLSTKLSLLSMAFLSILQGGCVLLSCWTNNIYLSYLGYTLYGGLFAFTITVASSELASSLLEDSFALVFGFNTFLGLLLQCILTFVVVSENANLNLNVFEQFTVYAFYFVVIGLVYFLFVSLQYLWSFCKRPKPIQVN
- the Calr gene encoding calreticulin produces the protein MMWCKTGILLLATVGLISADVYLKENFDNENWEDNWVYSKHPGKEFGKFVLTPGTFYNDAEADKGIQTSQDARFYAVSRKFDGFSNEDKPLVVQFSVKHEQNIDCGGGYVKLFDCSLDQTDMHGESPYEIMFGPDICGPGTKKVHVIFSYKGKNHLISKDIRCKDDVYTHFYTLIVRPDNTYEVLIDNEKVESGNLEDDWDFLAPKKIKDPNAKKPEDWDDKATIPDPDDKKPEDWDKPEHIPDPDATKPEDWDDEMDGEWEPPMIDNPEYKGEWQPKQLDNPNYKGAWEHPEIANPEYVADDKLYLRKEICTLGFDLWQVKSGTIFDNVLITDDIELAAKVVSDVKDTQAGEKKMKEAQDEVQRKKDEEEAKKNADKDDEDEDDDDEEKDESKQDKDQSDHDEL